The Streptococcus mitis genome has a segment encoding these proteins:
- the rplM gene encoding 50S ribosomal protein L13: MNKTTFMAKPGQVERKWYVVDATDVPLGRLSAVVASVLRGKNKPTFTPHTDTGDFVIVINAEKVKLTGKKATDKIYYTHSNHPGGLKQISAGELRSKNAVRLIEKSVKGMLPHNTLGRAQGMKLKVFVGAEHTHAAQQPEVLDISGLI, translated from the coding sequence ATGAACAAAACAACATTTATGGCTAAACCAGGCCAAGTTGAACGTAAATGGTACGTAGTTGACGCAACTGATGTACCACTTGGACGTCTTTCTGCAGTAGTTGCTAGCGTACTTCGCGGAAAAAACAAACCAACATTTACACCACACACTGATACAGGTGACTTTGTGATTGTTATCAATGCTGAAAAAGTTAAATTGACTGGTAAAAAAGCAACTGATAAAATCTACTACACTCACTCAAACCACCCAGGTGGATTGAAACAAATCTCTGCAGGTGAACTTCGTTCTAAAAATGCAGTACGTTTGATTGAGAAATCAGTTAAAGGTATGCTTCCACACAATACTCTTGGACGCGCTCAAGGTATGAAGTTGAAAGTATTTGTTGGAGCTGAGCACACTCACGCTGCACAACAACCAGAAGTTCTTGATATTTCAGGACTTATCTAA
- the rpsI gene encoding 30S ribosomal protein S9, whose protein sequence is MSQAQYAGTGRRKNAVARVRLVPGTGKITVNKKDVEEYIPHADLRLVINQPFAVTSTVGSYDVFVNVVGGGYAGQSGAIRHGIARALLQVDPDFRDSLKRAGLLTRDSRKVERKKPGLKKARKASQFSKR, encoded by the coding sequence ATGTCACAAGCACAATATGCAGGTACTGGACGTCGTAAAAACGCTGTTGCACGCGTTCGCCTTGTTCCAGGAACTGGTAAAATCACTGTTAACAAAAAAGATGTTGAAGAGTACATCCCACACGCTGACCTTCGTCTTGTCATCAACCAACCGTTCGCAGTTACTTCAACTGTAGGTTCATACGACGTTTTCGTTAACGTTGTAGGTGGTGGATACGCTGGTCAATCAGGAGCTATCCGTCACGGTATCGCTCGTGCCCTTCTTCAAGTAGACCCAGACTTCCGCGATTCATTGAAACGCGCAGGACTTCTTACACGTGACTCACGTAAAGTTGAGCGTAAGAAACCAGGTCTTAAGAAAGCTCGTAAAGCATCACAATTCTCAAAACGTTAA
- a CDS encoding tyrosine-type recombinase/integrase, with product MSIHKYKTKKGILYYVSFYIGLDAYGKKKRHLKRGFKTKKEAKLYEARLEAGVVAPTVSTDKPNPKVTYKELYQEWFNAYVGTVEETTSSQTKNIYRIHILPIFGDKFIDQISPLDCQNFITQKSQTFKNIKQIKSYTSKIFDFAINMNYIDRNPMKNVIMPKIKKTRSDNFWSLEELHHFLDIVKETEPFKHFALFRLLAFSGLRKGELYALKWADIDFDSNLLNIDKSLGRIDGKAIEKCTKNESSVRTIYLDDETIDIIKQWRNFYLKEQSQLPLTKLNISNEYMFSYISSNDKIEPLHADYINNVLNRIIKNHKLKPISPHGFRHTHATLMSEIGIDPSNTSKRLGHASSQMTLDVYTHTTKTGEKNSIDKFADYLNKAK from the coding sequence ATGTCTATACACAAATACAAAACAAAAAAAGGAATCCTATACTATGTCAGCTTTTACATTGGCTTAGATGCTTATGGAAAGAAAAAAAGGCACTTAAAGAGAGGGTTCAAAACCAAAAAAGAGGCAAAATTGTACGAAGCTCGTTTAGAAGCTGGTGTCGTTGCCCCCACAGTAAGTACCGACAAACCTAACCCCAAAGTCACTTATAAAGAACTTTATCAAGAATGGTTTAATGCCTATGTTGGTACCGTTGAAGAAACAACTTCTTCCCAAACTAAGAATATCTATCGAATACATATTCTACCAATATTTGGCGATAAATTTATTGACCAAATCAGTCCTTTAGACTGTCAAAACTTTATTACACAAAAATCTCAGACTTTCAAAAATATCAAACAGATAAAATCCTATACCTCAAAAATTTTTGATTTTGCAATCAACATGAACTACATTGATCGAAATCCAATGAAGAATGTTATCATGCCTAAAATCAAAAAAACTAGATCAGATAATTTTTGGTCTCTGGAGGAATTACATCATTTCCTTGATATAGTGAAAGAAACTGAGCCATTTAAACATTTTGCTTTATTTAGACTGCTTGCATTTAGTGGACTACGAAAAGGGGAGTTATACGCTTTAAAATGGGCTGATATTGACTTTGATAGCAATCTATTGAACATAGACAAAAGTCTAGGAAGAATTGACGGTAAAGCGATTGAAAAGTGCACAAAGAATGAATCTTCAGTTCGCACAATCTATCTTGATGATGAGACAATCGATATTATTAAGCAATGGAGAAATTTCTATCTGAAAGAACAATCTCAGTTGCCTCTTACAAAACTAAATATCAGTAACGAATATATGTTCTCTTACATATCAAGCAATGACAAAATTGAACCTTTGCATGCTGACTACATTAATAATGTGCTGAATCGAATTATTAAAAATCATAAATTAAAACCAATTAGCCCACATGGGTTCAGACATACACATGCAACACTCATGTCTGAAATTGGAATCGACCCTTCTAATACCTCAAAACGACTTGGCCACGCAAGCAGTCAGATGACATTAGATGTCTACACTCACACCACAAAAACTGGTGAGAAAAACTCTATTGACAAATTTGCAGATTATCTCAATAAAGCAAAATAG
- a CDS encoding helix-turn-helix domain-containing protein, with protein sequence MTNHITKLIENSGKKLTEISEATNIAYPTLSGYNQGIRKPKKDNAEKLAKYFNVSVAYIMGLDSNPHAPSNLKIVTDSFKTSKIGSVTPFKSDMEKLKKSIEFGERALTLPLDDSFSDEFRHIFSEYLAEKNKRFMSEFIDYMNHQNKDSKVWQSWIKTDEYAIRQEDRKNR encoded by the coding sequence ATGACGAATCATATTACTAAACTGATAGAAAATAGCGGAAAAAAATTGACAGAAATTAGCGAAGCTACAAATATAGCCTATCCTACACTTTCTGGATACAATCAAGGAATCCGCAAACCTAAAAAAGATAATGCTGAAAAATTGGCAAAATACTTTAATGTTTCCGTCGCTTACATTATGGGACTTGATAGCAACCCACACGCTCCATCAAATCTTAAAATTGTTACAGATAGTTTCAAAACATCTAAAATTGGTTCTGTGACACCTTTTAAAAGCGATATGGAGAAGTTAAAGAAGAGCATCGAATTTGGCGAAAGGGCATTAACACTACCACTTGATGATAGTTTTTCAGATGAATTTCGTCATATATTCTCAGAATATCTAGCTGAGAAAAACAAACGTTTTATGTCTGAGTTTATAGATTATATGAATCACCAAAATAAAGATTCTAAAGTTTGGCAGAGCTGGATTAAAACAGACGAATACGCTATCCGCCAAGAAGATAGAAAAAATAGATAG